GACGTGTGCATATTTGTTTCCATTCTTTGAATGCTAAATAAACAAAGTGGCAaaaattccttataacaatGACCGGCCATTAGGTGCTTACACGGAAATGAAGACGAGACACTTGTGGATGGTAGAACCCCGTGGTCTATTTTTGGGTTGGTTGGGTTGTGAGGATCGGTTTGGAATTGctatagaaagaaaagaatttgtcaAGAACTTTGAGCAATAGAGATTTTGCTCATAAAACTTCTAGTAAAACACTGTTTCCTGTTGTATAATTATATTTCTACGTATTTGTTTCGTAACTAATTTGAGAAAATATTGTTAGTATCTGGAGATTAAAAGATATTGTATAGTGCTTTCAATTATCTAACTATTTATacaatcaaaatttttaatataattttctatattatatttttttttaaaataaattatttattgaaatattttaatctaaaaaatataataaataataatttttatatttttataaaatataataaaattttaaatattatatgtagagagaaagagaggcttTAGTAAAGAAAAGGAATGGTTGGGACTTGAGGAGGTGCAGGAGGGAGAATAAAAgcagagagaagggaaaggagGAGAGATAGAGATGGAATATTGTTGCCACTAGCTGTTGAAAAGAGTGAGGAGGGCTAGCTACCAGAGAGAGGAGGACAGAGAGGGTTTAGAATtagggtttttctttttgattttttatcaaTATTAAATCTTTGATAATCAAATCCTTAATCCAGAAAAGTggcttaattttttaaattttcaattctGAAACAGACCCTATAACTCTAGTTCTATGGTTAATTAGCCCAAAGTAGATTAAtccattaaaaaatttaaattatttatttaattaatctaattatatttttaaagattTAAAATATACTAGACTTTTTTGCATATGAAATTCCCATATTTCTAAAGTTTCGTAATAAGAAATGCAGTAGGACAGTACATAGGAATAGACCTTCTAATGTTAACTTTTAACCAATGTTCTACTGAAAGAAGAAACCAACACGCAAGAGAAAATCTCATTTAGCAAGAATTTTCAAGAAAGGACAAAAGATACTTCTAATCTTAAAATAGATTTGTTTCTAAAATTAgagatgtatttttttttggttcaaatGGGAAAAAATTGGCCAATTGAATTTTTCCTACAAGCCGGCCTATTTGGCAGGTTTACCCACCCTGTTCGATCACATCCCTGGTCTTTTGGGCACATCAGACTGGCCAGGAGACTAGCTTGCCGATTTTTAATTGGAGCTGACCATTCCAATCCGGATTTAATAATTACACGCTCCACTAAATAAAATGGTCACGGCACatacatttcttttttcttttggctctAGAGACAGTCTGGCAATGGAAAGTTCCACCTTTTAAAAACGTATTAAAGTCACAAGCCCTCTATGTCCCTCCCGGGCCTCCCCTTCAAGAGGTCCCCCAATCCATATGAACACACCTCTTCACAGAAGTCACCCCTTGAGACCACTTTAAAAAAagctttaaaagaaaaattgcatATTTTCCACATCTTCAAACAGCCAACTCATGGACCTCAAGACCTAACAAGTCTATCTACTTTCTTGTTTACATGGAAAGGGATTAAGACAAGGAACAATTATATTCAGCATCATAATTTGATACAATCACAGAACAAATAGATAGCACATGGCTTATCACTTCAGGCAGTGCATGAGTAATAACAGGAAGCCAGAATTTCCAGCCAGAATTCATAAATTTATACAAACAATACCGAGCCGACACAAGCCATCAATTTGTGTATTCATCTACACGTTTTAGAAAATAGAGGCAGAATGATAACTCTTTGCTTACATCTCCACAATGACTTTCCCTGTAGCATGACCATCCATGCTCTTAGCCCAAGCTTCCTCTGCCTTGCTCAGCGGATGCCTCGAGTCCACCACCGTCTTAAGCTTACCTTCCTTCACCAGctcaaccaaaaatttcaggtcCTCATTACTGGGCACCACTAGCAGCGGCATCAACTGCTTCTTGGAAAAGGTCAATTTCTTCCATGCTGATCTGACTATAGTCCCAAGGCCGGGTGTTAAATCTATAACCTTTCCATTAGCACTCAGATTTGGCTCGAAAGTAGACCAATCGATACGAACAGTGCAGTGTACAACCAACTCATATTTCCGACCAGAAGGGCTCTTCAAACTCGCACCTTCTGGAGTCTTGTAGTCCAGCACCTCATCCGCACCCAAGCTCTTCACAAGTTCTATGTTCCGAGCCCCACAGGTAGCGGTCACATGATGGTTTGCTAACTTGGCAAGCTGAACTGCATACAGCCCTACGCCACCAGAAGCAGCGGTGATCAAGACATTGGCAGCTTTGCCGGTCCCGTCAAACTTGGTCTCCATGGTCCTTAGTGCCTGGAGAGCACTGGCAGCAGCTACAGGTAGGCCTGCAGATTCAGCTGCTGATACTACAGGAGGCCTACAGATTGTTAGGCTTGCTGGCGCAACGGCATATTCAGCAAGTCCGCCTCCATTCTGCTATTAAATGTCTTGTAgttagaaaagcatgaaaagaAATAACTTGACTTTCAAATTGAAACCTGTATCATTATTTGATAATATGAGGATCTGTGCTGGCatttgtttagttccacatcagcTATGCACTGAGTAGTTCTTGGTTACTAATATATGAGCAAACAATCAAAATAACACCTTTAGGCTAGcttttttaggtgaggtccttggTCGTTATAAAAGGTATCGAAGTGGACCCGGCTCATGGCTTATAAGGATGAAGAAACATTGCAGCACAAGCTTATTTAGGTTGACTACAAGCTGATTATGGTGCTTGTGAATGGATTTGTAGtacttataattagatttgaatggattcagACTCTTAGCCTAGCAAGGACACTAGACTTTAAACAGGAGTAGTACTTGTGTTTAGTCCACCTTGGTTATGCACTTAGTAGATCTAGGGTACTGGCATGAGGCAAAGcaacctaaataatactttcTGGCTATTTTTTTTGGGCAAGAACATGGGTTGtgaaaaattcaaaatataatGATATCAAAATGAAAACTTATACATTGTTCTCAAAAAATCTGTCTTTTTGCATTTAGCTACTCTTCCTTGCTTTATTTAGTTAGATGTCTTCCATTGATTCGTTGAGTTGAATGTACAAGAAATTAAAATCATATGCtgaaaataagaagaataaaattAACATTCGATTTCAGTAAAAAACAGACTGTTGGGTTGGTTCCAGCCTTCTACAACATagaaaaggaggaaaagagTAATGAAAAGGATAGTAATAGAAGGTCAAAGAGAGCTTCAGGAAATATAAAGGAAACATGCTTGTGGAAAGATAGAAAGCACAGATAGCTATGTTCCAGAACTGATGACGACTTGAAATCAGTTCCCAGAAAAGGCTTGGGACAGAAGTTAGAAAGTTACAGCACTCATATGTAACAAATAGGTCTAAATTAGAGCTAATCATAGGCCGGGACTCGGGcttaaaccatatttatttttagtcGGGCTTCACTCTGGGCTTATTTAAAATTTGACATTTTCTATAGCCAAGCCTGGCCCATGATCAGTACTCCAGGATGGATCTGATAAGGGAAGATTGCATTCTGATATCAAAATGCAccagaaaaataagaaatcacCCTGAATGCTGTTTTCTATGAGGTTTGGCAGCAATGCTCTGAGGTGTCCTCCATGAATAGTTTGCTTGGTTTATGAGAAAGGTGGGGTGTTGGTGTTAGGTCAACAGTCAGTGGTAATTTGTTAAAGGCATGTTCAGCCATGAATGGAATCCAAATTGGAATTCATGAACACAAGGCATCGCCAGAGCTAGTCCTAGATAGGAATGCTTGGCAAAGGAACCTTTATAAATCTAACCCCAGATAACTGGGAAAAGGCTTGATGGTTATGTTCATGGTCATTTTTTATAGTATTTGTGATAATTAAATATACAAACAAAAAGCCTGAGCACTTACCCAATATCCAAGCATGGACACAACTTTGTCACCTGCTTTCAAGTTCTTAACTCTAGAACCAATTTGAATAATCTCCCCCGCAACATCAGTTACTGTTTCACCATACAAGGCTCATGAAACTTAGTTTGTGAAGCTCTCCTCAGGGTTTTAGAAAAAGACAAATGAAAAGACAAGATAGTCATTGGAAGTTGgaatattaaaaaagaaaaagaaaagagaaaagagaaagccaGTAGAGGACTGCTCATGCACCTCAAGCAAGACATCCATCTGTAGGAGGATGGAAGTTTACCAAATTATGATTTGTCAATAAAAGATGTTTCTACAAACTCATATCTGAATAATATGATGAAGACTATATTATATTCTAGAATGCAAACCTCTCAAGGTATCCATCAACATAGCCATGCCCTTACAGTAGTAGGCCATACAAATTCTGAGAAAACAAGATATTGAATACAtacaataagaagaagaagaaggaacaagcCAGACGTGTTCCACCATTTTCATTGTCCTTATTCCAGAAGGGAAGGATAAGGCATACTTAATGAATGTTTAAATATTTTcatgcacccccccccccccccaaaaaaaaaaaaaaaaaaaaaaaaagcatgttaGGTTTTGATGCTTATAGGATATCATAGTCATTAATGCAGTTGGTCATCAAGTGTGCCCACCACAATAATTTATCTATTCTAGCTGAGGCCATCAAACAAACATAAAAGCATGTACCAGTCAACATTGAAAGATAATAGTGATTTAAACTTTGAGTGATAGTCTCATAACACAAAGAAATATTCTGCATTCCTTAGTTCAACATGAGacacaagaggagaggagggaaggATCACTCAACAGGATGGCTACACTGGTAGTTGACTCCACGGCCAGAGGTGGCGGTGGCTTAGGCGAAAGCTTTCTAATGGTTGGGAAGGAGAAAGGAGAGACAGCACGTCAAATGTTGGGCCATGTTGCTTGTGTCGTGGCGAACCAAATGGTCAAATTGGCAGTTAGTAGTGGCTAGATGGGGGAAGAGGAAGGGTAGGAGACTTGCTTGCTCAAGCCGAGAAAAGTAATGGAGCACCcattgtgaggacccgtgcggacgtgtgttcagtcccacatcgattatttgtcgaggagatcttgggtacttatacaaaactaaggaacccaaaaaaaatcttccgcctagccattttgggtgaggtcccgGGTTGTGATAAATAGTATCAAAGAGGACCCGACCCATAGCCCATGTGGATTATGAGACATTGTAGCACAAGCTTATTGAGGCTGAACGGGCCGATCATGATgcctgtgattagatttgaatggatttgaatccttagcctaACGAGAATGTTAGGGCTTAAACGAGAGGAGTACGTGAGGACCTGTGCaaacgtgtatttagtcccatatcagttATTCATCGAAgagatcttagatacttatacaggactaaggaacccaaaaaaaaccttctggctagccattttgggtgaggtccttggTTGTGACTCCCATTATGGTGACTCCCATTGCTCTTGTTTCACTCTTCCCAAACCATGTTCAAGATACTAAAAACTACTGATGTGGCATTCTTGTTAGAGAACTCTCTATACCATGCATTTTAAAGGGTTGCCTATAGAAATCTTATTCCTAGTCAATGCCCCAAAAAGTGACTTTAGCCAACTAAGCAAATTtaatttggggggggggggagggggaaggTGAAATATGTTTAACGGCCAAATTAAGCTCTCCCTTCTCCTTTTGTCACTTTTTTCCAATTTATCTCACTAACCCTCGACCATCAACCAAAATGGAACATCGTTAATCCATGGATAACTAAATAAAGGATGGTTGCTTGGAGTTGGTATCCCAAACCGAGAGTTAGCAGTATTTCCAAGGATTTCTCGCCCCAGTTAGCTATTCAGCATACAAAGAGATTCTTAACGTGCATTACACAAGTTGCCATACCAAGTACCATGCTACTCAGTAGCTTGTTATTTACTAGTCTTTCATTTAATCACAAGGGTAGGGAGAGAGGTAATGGGGGGAGGAGGCTGaggaaggaaaataaaaaataaaggaagaaaaagagagaaaagtaaAGTCACCGTAAAACCAGGATATTTGTtcaatcaaatttcagaatttcataGATTATGAATCAAAAGTTAGACAATCTACAGATGACTTGAACACCGAAAAAGAGACAGCTATGTGGCAATAGTGGTACTATCACAAGTCCCTAGTTTGAAATAtgcatataaatttttttctcgAGTAATCAAATATATGAGCATTTAAACCTTCAACTAGTTGGTGCAACCAATATTTGTATGATTTAGACTTCTCTTCTTGTAGCGGCTTGCTAGACATAATCTCTATCTCTAATATGCAAAATCCCTACTCAAATCCACTTTCCTCACCCAAGGAGGTCTCTAGGGTTTCTCAAAAACTAAAATGTTGAAGGAtgcaagagaggaagaggaagggagacAGAGAGATCTATATCCCTTGGGGCTAGCTGCCTATTTTAATAGGGGAAGGAGACAACGGGAGGGAGAAAGGGTAGCAGACTGCTATCAGCCCTTCTCCTAATCTAGTTTGGAGTAGAGAACCACATCAGTGTCCAACTCCTCTCCTAAAAAATTTAGGATAGAGGACTTCTCCCAAAAGCATTGACATCAAAGTGGGAGTTAGTTATAAATAATTTCTAACTTGATGGATCATACTTCAGTCCAAAAAGTTGATCTTCTACATATGAGATAAGGGTGGTTCGATATGTTGGTAGATGTAAGGATCCATGTGGGGCATCAGTTTAGTTCCATATTGGTTATGCATTAGGtacaagaaatctaaataatatcttcggACTAGCCTTTTCAAATAAGATtttgagttgtttaaaatgatatcagagtgGAACCAAcccatagcctatgtggactaggagatgTTGCAGCATGAGCCCTTTTGGGACTTACCATAGGTGTGATTGAATTTGTGGTATctgtgattggatttgattagatttgGACCCTTAGCCTAGCGAGGATGCTAGAGTTTAGAtgaggaagtatgtgaggatccctACAAGCTAGTATTTAGTACCACATCAATTATGCActctatacacacacacacacatacaaggctaaggaacctaaataataccttctagctaACATTTTTTGTGcaaggtcttgggttgttatagTAGATGCATCATAGGAGACCTTATAGATTAGTTTGTTTTTATTATAGACTCTAACAATTGCTTATCAACTAGCTATACTCAACACTTTCATAACAAGTGCCAAAGAAAATGCCCATAAAAAGGTTGGCCATGACACTGGTTGTTAGGTATCATTAACTACCAGGCAATTGACCATTGAAGGTATCAAAAAGTGCACCCAAAATTTTCTTGAAAACATGCTTACAAGATGCTAGCCAAATATAACAAGGCTTTTCTTAACCAAGTTGTCGATCCTATTAGAGCTAGAAAGAAAACATTATTATTATGCAATATGTTTAATGACAAAAAATGACTCATAAACCCCAACTTGATAAAGACTTCTCTCAAGAAATAGATTGCTATAATTGGTACAAAGAAGAAGTGCATCATCATATGAGAAGGTGGATCTCTTTTAGAATCTTAAAATGTGGCGTTGGTAACTTGGAACTACAATCTTGAGAAAGCAACTGAATGCAGCACCAATAGATTTACTTGTTCAAGTCATGAATCAACAAAAAGTTGGTAAGTAATGATTTTGAAAATCTATACTCTCCTCTAAGTATACATGTCTTCATGAAAAACTTTCGATGCTATACTTAATAAGGCATATGAACTGAAAATGAAAGCCAGCTCATGCTCCTCAGTTCAAATCCCAATATTCTTTGAAGCATGCATGTTTCTATTGATACCTTATTTTGATATGTTAGTTAAAATTAGTTTGTTCAATGCATCAAAAAATATTGTTCTTTAGTAAATTGtcataaaaatatttgtttttgttGATACCTTCGTAACATTACGAAGTCATGCTACCATAAAACTTTCCTGGAAGTTGTAATCTCTGATGATGATGTACGAGCATTATAGCAGCTTTATGGAAAgcataataaaaaaacaaaaattcaatGACCAAATCTTTAGCCAAAAGTGTATGCACACTGAATCTCAAGAAACAGACAAAACAAAAATAAGCTCAAGAAATGTTATTTTGAGCAGACATAGTATTTTTCGGATGTACCATAAttgcaaccaggagcttcatctACTTGGCAAGATTTGATGTTTACCTGGTATGAATGGAAACTTTGGTGGCAATAATGGTCGTACCATTCCTTTCTGAACTTTCCAGTCAAGTGGATTAATGCTTGCTGCTTCCATTTTTAATAAAACCTCATTTTTCTTTGGTACAGGAACTGAAATCTCAACATGCTGCAATGGGAATAAATTTTGGTCATTTCGAACTGATAATATTGCAGAATGGGCTTTTAGGACTGTGAAGAAATCAGGACAATAAAAATATTgtgtgtgcatatatatatatatatatatatatatatatatatatatatatatatatatatattcccttTTTCTGtttaaaattacaaaaaatCAATATAAAGCACTGAAAATAAAAAGACACAAACATCTTTATGTAATTAGGAAAGCAGCCTAGTAGGACGTGGTTGTTTAATACTAATGGAGTATGATGCAACTTACAATTTGATGCAGAGGACAGCTTACAATTGGCATTGCAAGGACAGAGAGAGACATATACA
The window above is part of the Phoenix dactylifera cultivar Barhee BC4 unplaced genomic scaffold, palm_55x_up_171113_PBpolish2nd_filt_p 000263F, whole genome shotgun sequence genome. Proteins encoded here:
- the LOC103696449 gene encoding chloroplast envelope quinone oxidoreductase homolog, encoding MAGRRTMHAVRYDGYGGGAAALEHVEISVPVPKKNEVLLKMEAASINPLDWKVQKGMVRPLLPPKFPFIPVTDVAGEIIQIGSRVKNLKAGDKVVSMLGYWNGGGLAEYAVAPASLTICRPPVVSAAESAGLPVAAASALQALRTMETKFDGTGKAANVLITAASGGVGLYAVQLAKLANHHVTATCGARNIELVKSLGADEVLDYKTPEGASLKSPSGRKYELVVHCTVRIDWSTFEPNLSANGKVIDLTPGLGTIVRSAWKKLTFSKKQLMPLLVVPSNEDLKFLVELVKEGKLKTVVDSRHPLSKAEEAWAKSMDGHATGKVIVEM